A genomic segment from Phragmites australis chromosome 6, lpPhrAust1.1, whole genome shotgun sequence encodes:
- the LOC133921181 gene encoding SNW/SKI-interacting protein A produces MATLKELLPSPKTSASAFYDHSSDPWFKERYGGESAQPSDARPAAAAKPVPPYGKRAGFVPRRPEDFGDGGAFPEIHVAQYPLGMGRRDEKGGSKILALTVDARGSVAFDAVVKQGENASKIVYSKHSDLVPKIATADSQAAVNDEEEQKEIEETTERTKAALEKVVNVRLSAAQPKNVPTHDSESKFIKYKPSQQSAAFNSGAKERIIRMSEMAMDPLEPPKFKHKRVPRASGSPPVPVMHSPPRPVTVKDQQDWKIPPCISNWKNPKGYTIPLDKRLAADGRGLQEVQINDNFAKLSEALYVAEQKAREAVQMRSKVQRELMLKEKERKEQELRALAQKARMERTGGPPAPAGVPAGGGRGAPVDAIDEDMDMEQPREPREQRRESREEREARIERDRIREERRRERERERRLEAKDAAMGKKSKITRDRDRDISEKIALGMASTGGAKGGEVMYDQRLFNQDKGMDSGFATDDQYNIYSKGLFTAQSTMSTLYRPKKDSDSDVYGNADEQLEKVMKTDRFKPDKGFTGASERTGKRDRPMEFDKQEENDPFGLDQFLTEVKKGKKAVEKIGGGGTMKASAGSSMRDDYESGGSGRSRINFERGR; encoded by the coding sequence atgGCGACCCTCAAGGAGCTCCTCCCGTCGCCCAAGACATCGGCGTCCGCGTTCTACGACCACAGCAGCGACCCCTGGTTCAAGGAGCGGTACGGCGGCGAGTCCGCGCAGCCGTCCGACGCGAGGCCCGCGGCAGCGGCGAAGCCTGTCCCTCCGTACGGCAAGCGGGCGGGGTTCGTGCCGCGCCGGCCGGAGGATTTCGGAGATGGCGGCGCCTTCCCGGAGATCCACGTCGCGCAGTACCCGCTCGGCATGGGCCGCCGCGACGAGAAGGGAGGGTCCAAGATCCTCGCGCTCACGGTCGACGCGCGCGGCAGCGTCGCCTTCGACGCCGTCGTGAAGCAGGGCGAAAACGCCTCCAAGATCGTCTACTCCAAGCACAGCGACCTCGTGCCCAAGATCGCCACGGCCGATTCCCAGGCGGCGGTcaacgacgaggaggagcagaaggagATCGAGGAGACCACCGAGCGGACGAAAGCAGCCTTGGAGAAGGTTGTGAACGTCCGCCTCTCCGCTGCGCAGCCCAAGAACGTGCCGACGCACGATTCAGAGTCAAAGTTTATCAAGTATAAGCCGTCCCAGCAATCGGCAGCTTTCAATTCAGGGGCCAAGGAGAGGATTATTAGGATGTCCGAGATGGCGATGGAtcctcttgagccaccaaagttcAAGCACAAGCGTGTGCCCCGGGCGTCTGGGTCACCACCTGTGCCGGTGATGCACTCGCCACCACGGCCAGTTACGGTGAAGGATCAGCAGGATTGGAAGATTCCTCCATGCATTTCAAATTGGAAAAATCCAAAGGGTTACACAATTCCACTTGATAAGAGGTTGGCAGCTGATGGGAGGGGACTGCAGGAGGTGCAAATTAATGATAACTTtgcaaagctttctgaagcacTGTATGTGGCAGAGCAGAAGGCGAGGGAGGCAGTACAGATGCGCTCCAAGGTTCAGAGGGAACTGATGctgaaggagaaggagaggaaggagcaAGAGCTGAGGGCTCTTGCACAGAAGGCACGCATGGAGAGGACCGGTGGCCCACCTGCACCAGCAGGTGTGCCTGCTGGTGGTGGTAGGGGTGCCCCGGTTGATGCTATTGACGAAGATATGGATATGGAGCAGCCACGTGAGCCGCGTGAGCAGCGCAGGGAGAgtagagaagagagggaggcgAGGATTGAGCGTGATAGAATCCGCGAGGAGCGTAGGcgcgagagggagagggaaaggAGGCTTGAGGCCAAGGATGCTGCAATGGGTAAGAAGAGTAAGATTACAAGAGACAGGGACCGTGACATCAGTGAGAAGATTGCTCTGGGCATGGCAAGCACCGGTGGTGCCAAAGGCGGGGAGGTCATGTATGACCAGCGGCTGTTCAACCAGGACAAGGGAATGGACTCTGGGTTTGCTACAGATGATCAGTATAACATCTATTCTAAGGGGCTCTTCACAGCACAGTCCACGATGTCCACGCTTTACAGGCCTAAGAAGGACAGTGATTCTGATGTGTATGGTAATGCGGACGAACAGTTGGAGAAGGTTATGAAGACTGACAGGTTCAAGCCTGACAAGGGATTTACTGGTGCTTCAGAGAGGACTGGCAAGCGAGACAGACCTATGGAGTTTGATAAGCAGGAGGAGAATGACCCCTTCGGTCTGGATCAGTTCTTGACTGAGGTgaagaagggaaagaaagcTGTGGAGAAGATTGGAGGCGGAGGAACCATGAAGGCGAGTGCTGGGTCCTCAATGAGGGATGATTATGAGAGTGGAGGCTCTGGGAGGTCCCGCATTAATTTCGAAAGGGGGCGTTGA